In the Triticum aestivum cultivar Chinese Spring chromosome 2B, IWGSC CS RefSeq v2.1, whole genome shotgun sequence genome, TactagaaataacaagcatgcgtGAAAGTAGAAGGATAAAATAGAAATGTCACAAACCAATTCTGGTGCATATTCCATGGGTCCTTTGACCTTCAAGCTCAAAATCTTGAACTTGACCTTGCACTTCTGCAGAACATTCTCATTATTCTCTGGGTGCTCGACAAACTTGAAAACTGGCATGTCGAAAGGGGACAGTAGTAAGCACCAAATATGGACATACTGAGTAACCTTGCTGTTGCTAAGAAAGGATACAATGTGACCAGTACATTACCAGTCGCTATGATAGTCTCGCCAGGGGCAAGTATGGCTCCAGGAGGACGCATAAAGCAACTCTTGGGTGCAGTTGTTTGAAACTAGAAATTCAAAAGGATGATAACAGTCAGAAAAATATAGTTATGAACAGAGTTATTGTTAAGCACTGGATCTTTAAATGCAAATTCAGCCCATCTGCCATTGGATAAGCTGCAAAGCAATAATCAATACTAACCTTGAATGCTACATGTGACTTGCTTGTATTCTTTATCCTAATTGCACTCTTGacctgcttgcctggttcatctaCACAAGGCAAGCCGGAAGGCTTATTAGCGTCTCTATAAAGAAGAGAACATGTAAGAGAAAAACCGAGCAAAACTGAAGTCTATTTCTTGATTTTGCCTCCTATTACCATGTTACTccttccgtccgaaaatacttgtcatcaaaatggataaaaagagatgtatctaaaactaaaataggtctagatacatctccttttatccattttgatgacaagtatttccggacgcaGGGAGTACATGCTAACCACATGTCTACAGCTAAGTGATTTAACAATCAGTCCTGTCAATTGAATAACTATGTTTTTTTAGAAACACCAAAGACAACGTACACGCACACACTCACACTCACGCAGCACCTACTGAAGACAGGGTCGGAGTTGCGGAGCAAATAACTACGTAATTATGTAGAAGACTCCAGTGTTGCTTACATTTAAACATCAATGTAGATACCAAATATTTTGCCTATGCATCACAAAATCAAATAGTCCATTCGGCATTATGGGAGGGCATCCCACAAGACTTCGCTTCACAAACCGTCATGGGATGCTTGCCTATTTGTTGATCGCTTTagatagatactccctccgtccggaaatacttgtcatcaaaatggataaaaggagatgtatctagacgtattttagttctagatacatccctttttatctattttgatgacaagtattttcggatggagggagtagatactAAATTTAGACACCACAAAACATCCTTAACCCAGTAAAGGCAGACTCCCTCGCCCTGGAGACCATAGGCGTGCACCTAGGCAACAACGTGCTAAGTGCAGCAAGAAGACATATACTTCCAATTTTGTTTTCAGGTTTCAACTCAACTAGAAGAGTCAGTTTTTTATGTAAGGTATGGCTGTAAGAAAGAACACCGATCTTTTTACCACCACTTCACGGCAACAAATATAGATACTGAACCCTCAAAAGCAACCAATCAACAAGCTGATGCGTAAAATTGGTTTTCATCCTATGATTCCACTGTTTCCATCTAAGCACTCAGTAATGAGTATAGCAAAAAGCTGCCAGCAATAGAAAGTTGCCTCGACCCTAATACTGCATTTAAGGATACAGACATGTTATAACTACCCTACCAAAATCGTGGCTCGCGAATCTTGGAAGTTCCATTCGAGATCTAAGCGTTGGCAAACCCTGTAGGAAACTCTACAAACGGAAATTCCACTACGGTTTACCTCCTGCAACAAGATCAAGAAATTCGGATGGCAAATCGCGCCACAAGATCGTGACTTCCTCGGCCACCCACAGATTCCCGCTTCAAGACAGCGGAGATCGAGCGATTTCGAACCAAAAATTCAATCCCGGAACTTAACGCAATCGAACGGTGCTAGTCACGCTGCACCCGCAAATCTGCAGCTTTCGGAGTTCCTCACGACCACAACCCACAATTAAACAAGAAAGACTGGCTCAAAGAAGACATGACTTCGTCGAGCGCTCACATGGGAAGTAGAGCTTGTTTGACGGATCGAGCCGGAGGCGGCGCCGCGCCGGCAGCAGAGATTTGGCGACCGTCGAGATCCCGGCCGGCGCGGCAGGGGTGCCGCCGTCTCCGGCGACGGGCGCCTCATGGCCGTAGCGGCCGGCCGAGTGGTGGAtcccggacgaggaggaggacgacgctgGCGCCGGCGCGCCGCTGGCCTGCCTGAAGGGCATGCGGCAGAGGTTCCAGAGCTTCCCGCCGCCGGAGTCGGCGGCGGGCGCGTACCTGTCGTCGCCGGAGATCGCCATGGGCGAGGAAGTTACTACTACTACCAGTTACCACGAGCGTATGGTACGGAGGATGTGGTTGGGCTGCACTCTGCTTCggttctccccccctctctctctcccttctaaagTGATCCTTCTTTCACCTCAGCTTTTGCTACAGTACATTCTCCATCCTCGATCTCGCCTCTTTTTCATCTCTTCTCCGGTTGACTTTTCATTGATGGGCTGTGGACCGCGGCTTTATGCTGCTGCTGGCATAGTGAAACTAATCATGCACCCCGGATTGATCTGCAAATTTTTTTACAGACGCCTCAAGTGTAACTGACGGAAGTGGTGTTACTGTACCATAAAAAAGAAGCAGTGGAAATAAATGAGCTCACTCATACAGCATGTTGCGGTAAGGCTTTAATCAACTAATGTCTCCCAAAATAGCAAGGTTAAGGGAAATTGATGCCAGTTGCGGTAGCACATGCTCCTAGTAGCTCGCAACATTAATTCATTAATTCAATTTTCCATTTCTAAAGAATTCGAGACACACATAGACACATGactaagggggtgtttgtttccagagacttttttgtgtagggactagaaaaagtctctCTTAAAGACTCTTTTATCAAAGGgagagactttttagggactaaactaggcatttgggactaaatgaagaagactctccttgagagtcttttttgggactttttgagacttttccaacaatgcccctccatgcatccATTGGCTCATCACCCCAtgatgttgtttgattgttatttttctatatactaggggcaacatggtcatttcataacctctaggaagggactatggactttttagtctctggaaacaaacagggagggactttttagggactagggactttttagttgggactaaaaaaagtcctaggacttatgaaccaaacagggcctaagagggtgcttggatacgttttagtcccatgactagaAGTAGTGGGACTAAACTTGCTAACCTCACTCatacttggatccaaatactaaagagactaaaatcaagttaatgagcatttattatcctccaaacccttcaatccagaactcgatggtgttaaaggagaggagtcaAATGAGGAGAGAGGGGACTAATCCATATTTTAGtagggtacccctgactaaaaaaaattaatctcaagactagttttagcccctccttagtcaggggtgcttggaactttagcctcttaaagagactatttttagtcggACTAAAATAAgttccttggatccaagcaccctctaaggctgcctgtaatgggagtatcagtatcataggtagtagtatcatgcataccaACTAAGCCATTTTGATGAGGTGgtatagaattaaatgaagaaaaagaggcttgagtatcatatcatgatactgtatcatattaaatgatgtgctactttgtgtcatgcatggcaataaatatagtcctctatgataccaacatatgatactatgcattacggacgTAGTATCATATACTTGTATCATATGCCAACATATGGTAccaacatatgatactatgcatgatactagtatatgatactccccattacaaccagcctaaggaTGTGTTCTGAACTCCTCCGACTTCACAAAACTTCACAAATCCAGCTTCCCTAGCCAGCTTCTTTGCTTCACCTGTCGATTCTCAAGCGTTCGGCGTCCTACGTAGCTTCTCCCAGCGCTAAAGCCCAACTGGGCGGTTGCTGGGCTGGTTGGGCACGAGTTTGGGCCACTAGGAGGCAGCCCAGTTTGGGCTAGACATGGAGGTAACGAGCCCCTATACCGATTCGATCAAGCGATGTGTTCGAGCGAGCGTATCGATTCGCTTAGCTTCACTTGGCGGTGGCAATTCAGTTGTAATATTGGCTAACTCCAGCTTTTCGTATCCGTGGAGCTCGCCGACGCTCCTCCAGGATTTTGCACTGCCATCGGCATAACTTCGAGAATCCAGCTTCTCAGAGCCAACCGTTCGGGACTTTTTCATCAGAGAAGTTTGTGAAGTGTGGAGCTGGAGGACTTCAGAACAGGGCATAAGTACTTCTCCGATCTTTTTCACTCTCCACATAAGAATTGTCTagagtcaaacttcgtaaagtttggcCATATTTATATAAAAgagtatcaacatctacaatactaaagttagAAAATAAAATTATGTTCATGACccttctaatgatattgattttgtaTTGTGAATGTTGGCGCATCTAGATGTGCCTTAGTTATGGCACATCTAAGGGCAACTCCAACACATACCACATATCGTCCGCCAGCGTCCGTATGGAGCTAACGGACAAATTGTCAGACCCAACGCGCATCCCCATCCCATAATTTTGTCTGTTTTGTGTCCGTCTCACCCCATTGCGAGATCAAATTTGTGTTGGATTTGTGGCCAAAGCGGACAAAACCGGACGCGTTCTGCATCGTCCATGTCTGCTCACGGGAAGGGCACGGCGGCAGGCGAGCGGGCACGGCGGCGAGCGCGCAAGCGAGGGCTGGCGTAGCTGGCGAGCATGTGGGCGAGGGCTGGCGCTGCTAGGGCAGGGCGGGCAGTGAGGCGGGGATGGCGAGGGCGAGGGCTGGCGTGGACCGTGTGCACGCTCGCGGGGAGACGGGGAGGGCTGGGCGGCAGGCGAGCGGAAAGGCGGCACTGGCAGACGTTTTGAGATGGTCGGTCGTGTTGGGCGCCTCCAACAAAAGCCGTACGCGCTTGTCCGTTTTGTCACCCATTGCCACCCCAAACGGATGAAATCCGGATGAAACGAATGTATGTTTGGGGTCTAGCATTGGAGTTGGCCTAGGTGGCTCAATCAAACTAGAAAGTAAAAGAGGAAAGACAAAAGAAAATGATTGGACGAATCTTAgcgtaaaatcaatgacataggacttaggtGTGCAATACTTAAAGCACATCTAGatatgctttagcaaaactgtttttATAAAGTTGATcgaactttacgaagtttgacttcagacaaatacTATATGCGAAGCTAAAAAAGGATCGCACGGAGTACTATGCTTAGATGGGTTTTTTAAGTCATGTATCTTGAGTCTTCGGTTCATTAAAAAAAGTTGGCTGGTTAATTTATTTAAACTTTGGCGAAAAAGGTTACAACACGCCCATCGTCAAGGATAGCAAACCATCGAGGTTGCCTGCGATGTCATCATCACCATCTCTTCCCGAGCAAGCGACTATGACTTCACCATGAAGGACCTATTGAAAGTGTATTGTTTTCTCAATGGTACTTTGGTGTCGATGACAATAGGGTTAGTGATGATTGAAGTCGGTTATCAAGTTTATCTCAGGACATTGGTCTTTCGGTGATTGTCTACAAACTTGCTTGACCCCCTATTTCAAAAAAGACAAAAGAACTCGGTTTTCGAAGACTGGAATGTTCTTTGGTTTATTTGAGTCATAGGCCAATTGCACTGTTAAGAGGGGTCGAGATGTTTGAGGAAGTTAGGGATCATACGTACCATACACATTAAGCCTCCCCACTGTGCCAAATACTTTTTGGGGTACAAATCGTACACTGACTTGCTTGGCTCCCTAAGGTTCACGGACCAGATCCCCGGAGTTCTTGGTGTCGTGGATATAACCCTGACAAACAGTATCCATCAAACAGTATGAATGGGAGTATGCATAAGGTTTATACgggttcactactagggaaaagcctagcagtagcgcgtgatttTGGCCTATCCGTAGCGCGGgtaaccgcgctactgatacggtgcTACAGTTAAAGTTATCAGTAGCGTTtctccacccgcgctactgctatatccacttagtagtagcgcttcctaGGAAGAGCGCTActgtaattactagtagcgcttctggcagcccgcgctactactgttattttgtattctatttcttttttatttcatgttgtattcatacacttttatacaagttttcatacagtagcaatttagagattgtttttacatcataatgagttattacatcattgtgtgaaagaaccgtggactagtttcaagtggatggacatccacttgaaactaatctgtggttctttcacccaatgatataataaatatcatcatcatcatcatcatcatatcattaacaacttatcatcataatacatcattgtcatataacacctcctcatgatcatcattttcatcaatgagacatcatgtagcaagttggtcactagtcataatcacaactcctcctcatcatcaccaactctaacacattgtaacacataataacacattgtacctaggacctacttctctctcataggacctactaccttctcttaagtaaaatagcataaaacaagataggccctgactctccattatggagaatagaGATTATCCTATCttcaattcttgcccttcgcacaatgttgcttccaagtagctccctacgagtgaccatacatttttttccaatctttgattgtcatgtcttcattggttttagaaatccgatatgaacaggagtgattcgtaggatgacctggccgtatatTCAAAACATAAGGTGACCTTTtcgaaacatcagatgaggcacacactcCTGCGGGATTATCTCTTGAAAACCATAGTAATaactgctggaattttgtctatttgggcctagcccaatagtaatttcagaaattcctaataaatcctagaggcccacgcagcccattcgtgcaaggcaagaggtggaactaaagtttagtcccaccttgctagtttagagggagttggacctctttataagggaggctccttccccacttgtatgagcatgagaacaagagggacatccacgcacgctcctcctccgccgcccgcctcgccacgccacgcctcgtcacgatgcgccgcgggttgcgggaatgagccgagccgatgtaaatttttgccacgcactacgggtatacgaaagggcaCGCGAAAGCTGAAacgttttgctgtagtggagattgaatacgaacggcgcacctcttcgcctgctgcctgttcatttcgtctccctcgttctcttcagctcccagcgcagcctctcgccttcttctcttgcgcctataaaagggaggtcgctcctcccagagagacacaccagaatctcttcctcctctcaccacaagttcctgagcactgcgctgctgctacgttcttcctcatcccggcttgcggcgtgcaccgcaggtcgggacagtaggcctccgagaccgcaccttttgagtcatgtACAGGAGAaggatgataaggtttttgggaagcgcttaGCACGACTACTGgttgcttcatcacggacgatccggtcgccgacgactacttccccgacgatgacTACTTCCCTGACATCGActacctcctcgacgacatggagaacaccgaccccaagtccagtgcctctgctcctgCTACTGTCACATACGTGTTTCTACCCTTTCTATTGGAGGTTCTGCTATAGCTCCTTGTTCTAGtttttgccctagatatgttagactctatttcatatatgcaacctgctatactgtctgctttagatatgtttagttatggttcatatatgaacatgttgtttaccttctctttgtcaaattgcatggcttgttttatcactgctacactagtcatgctttatctagtatttctgttaataaaatcactcggtaaattgctcatatttccaacaataacttcgtagttagcaatgtagttcaattttagaagaatttatgcaaaagttgtatagatgtcgtaatagtaaaaaatcttaccatgacatctccatggatgttaccatagttcaacacgtgcactagtggcacgtattgaccataatgtggaggagtttgataatacatattgtaattctcaagatcagtaataaatgtgatcaaatgatttttctcctgataagttaattctgagccatcggtgtagtaggttctgtctaccatcttccgcacattctctgaagaatgaaaataagctatcaatgaaaataagctgtcaactattttgaaataaataatataaattacttaataactatgtttgagaaactcacatagcgatagaattggaagcgtatcaacaaggacccaaatgtccaaattgtcttcagcgatgtcaggatcaccaagatccatggtgacaagcataccctcatgaaaatcatacatcttgcaaagtgcttcccaattcgggtaaccaaaatgggatacgctctcagaattgtatagatttacctcaaaatccataccatgatgggtccttagttttatttgtttccatactttcatgatcttcaaaatccatcctctccaagacatagcgtcttgcatggcatgagataagctagtcgaattgtaaaagacggaaattacacgttgaagtagtagaagtcgagcttaattacgaaaaaaacactttgtGTCAtagcgtaccgtttcaacatcgaaggtctcctggagcttaatgctgaagcgccgaccttctactaAGTGAGGCCTATCGCAGAAACCTCGGTTGTCGCCGCACCGGAGCACTCCGCGAGATTTTCATCCGACGATAtttctatgttcataattcaaagattttcttctaaaattcaatatatgtactacaaaaactaaattagatcattattattcagcacGGGTTGACTGTCGGTCCATCGAGTCTTTTTTTGagaactctcagctcacgtggtgtgtatatatatattcgaccattggtgatggtcgctcctcccttcatccccgagtgcattaaaccaaaatgtctagcacacgggaacgaaggagaagcgacccgcacgacaacagtcggcattcttcttctctcatatatggtggacacactcccgcACTGATTTTTCtaccgttggtgatggtcgttactcctccttcccttagtgcataacaaaggtctagcacaaggagaagatgGAGAAACAaaccccacgacaatagtcgggattgtcatgtatggagcctcgacagacttaaagtcaacccgaaatgtcgtttagttatctttctagaaaatccaggccactggataattcctacatattctagcacaagtcatgccaaaactCAGGGAAAAGTCCGGCATGACCTTTACTAAAAAtgatatatcgagcgcctgaaatttgccggaacgg is a window encoding:
- the LOC123044552 gene encoding vesicle-associated protein 4-2 gives rise to the protein MAISGDDRYAPAADSGGGKLWNLCRMPFRQASGAPAPASSSSSSGIHHSAGRYGHEAPVAGDGGTPAAPAGISTVAKSLLPARRRLRLDPSNKLYFPYEPGKQVKSAIRIKNTSKSHVAFKFQTTAPKSCFMRPPGAILAPGETIIATVFKFVEHPENNENVLQKCKVKFKILSLKVKGPMEYAPELFDEQKDQAVVEKILRVVFLDVQNPGPQLEKLNTQLAEAEAALEARKKPPEENGPKIVGEGLVIDEWKERRERYLAQQQVEAVDSV